CATTGTATGATACATTATATCGTGCTTCTTGAAAATCTGGATTATAATATTCTCTATTGTAATTCACTAATTCTTTTGAATCttctaattttaaaatgttatttacATAGCCTATTCTTCCTAATGCATTATTTATCTTGGTGCCAATGGGCGTCatctaatattttaatagtagatataaaatgtacatgaaatatttttatattaattataactTTCTAttcaagaaaatttattaagtTAATATGTAacaatcataatttttattacaatgtgtacatactttatataatacgAAGAAGGTTGTAAATATTCCGAGACATGAAAGAATAGATGGTGCAAGAATGTTAGAAATTGAATTACCAGAAgctaaattattattatccgGACTATCCAATTGATTTGGATTTTTGTGAGAATTTTGTGGACTTTCAGAAGTATGCCCTTGATCAGGTATCTTTTCTAGTTCATTTGTTGTACATTCTAAATCTTCTAACATATGACTCTTATTACACCATTcctcaaaatatatttcttgaGGACACTTACTTGTGTCACTACCACAGCATTCCTTGGTATATTctacatatatttctttaatatAACGAATGTATTCAGGATATCGAgggcatttatttttatcgtcagggattttgctttttatataatcaaTATTTCTGAAGTAGTCGTGAATAtccttgaattttttccataaatcTAAACTAATATTACTATTGTAAGTAAATCTACATTCTTTATTCAGTGAACGtttaatttcataaaattcagaaaaaaattcatgcaTGAAGCCcaattcatatatattatcgATATTTCTAGGAAACATTTTACCTATTTCAGAATATAtccataaatttaaatatctGCAACGTTCTTTATCattctttacattttgtaAGTTTtcagataatttttttaagttttgtgcatattttttcacatagcTGCGTGCATCCTTGGTATTTAGATTCATATCGTTTCATACTCACGctaaaacaattttttttaaattcatttgtATTACCATTTTcgtttaatttatcatataatttataataagGTGAATCATCCAATATAAACTTGAAAAACCAAGAATAaattaatgtattatatgaataattaaatcattatgtaattaaataatttattgatgcataacaaaaaataaaatatataaaaacagtTAATGATATACttcatttataaataaatgtatatatgtactgaAATATCGGAATCCGCTATTGTCATGGTCTAGGGTTAGTGAtagtttagggttcaggctTTACGGTTctgggttcagggtttattttatggtttaggtttaggctTAGGTTTCAGAGTTTACGATTTGCGGTTTAGAGTTCAGGATTCTGAGTTCATGGTTTAGGCTCTAAGGTTTATCTTTTTGAGGTTAGATTTTATGTATCGGTCGGCACGTTTTGAGTTCATAAATGTAGATTGGGGTATATTATTTCATAACCTGGatggaaagcaaaaaataacttgcaggaacataattaaaaatgcgcctaaatatacataatcaTGTATCTttagatgaatgaaaaaaatttaattatttttaaaaaataaaatttgttgtttgtacgaacataaaaaatacttgTAATTGTTtgaggtttagggttcagggtttagggtgcactaaattttttttccatgcgaCAACTTATCAACAACCGAATATAATTTAACGTTtatgtaatataaaataaattaatttctttcattGCTCAAttgaaatataattgaaatttcttttttgtatgtAATATTTCACCTCAAATAaccatacttataattttacggaacatattataatgatataaaagACATGatttacgcttatatgaagTATATATTCTTAAATTAATAAGattattaatgcataatacatttcattaaaataatttaatgtaacgaaaaaaaattaaaatttaatttgtgaaaattataaaagtttttacccaCCCTATGATTTCTGCTTACGACCtaattttatgagtgttatgtttttttgcaccaataATACGTATAAATCAAgaattggaaataaaataaaaataaaggatcaatatcattaaataattatttttaaataaaatttaatgaaaggCTTACATGATTTATGGTAATTTGTAAACAAGCCCATATATTACTATGAGAACTATATATCcattcatgttataaaattaatattgatgtatatataatcttattaagcaaaatatat
This sequence is a window from Plasmodium cynomolgi strain B DNA, scaffold: 0087, whole genome shotgun sequence. Protein-coding genes within it:
- a CDS encoding hypothetical protein (putative), which gives rise to MNLNTKDARSYVKKYAQNLKKLSENLQNVKNDKERCRYLNLWIYSEIGKMFPRNIDNIYELGFMHEFFSEFYEIKRSLNKECRFTYNSNISLDLWKKFKDIHDYFRNIDYIKSKIPDDKNKCPRYPEYIRYIKEIYVEYTKECCGSDTSKCPQEIYFEEWCNKSHMLEDLECTTNELEKIPDQGHTSESPQNSHKNPNQLDSPDNNNLASGNSISNILAPSILSCLGIFTTFFVLYKMTPIGTKINNALGRIGYVNNILKLEDSKELVNYNREYYNPDFQEARYNVSYNVV